Below is a window of Anaerobacillus alkaliphilus DNA.
ACCGACATTAATTTCTTCCATACCAGAAACAGCAATAATATCTCCTGATACCGCTTCTTCAATTTCTACTCGCTTTAACCCGAGGAAACCAAATAGTTTTGTTACTCTGTACTGTTTCACAGATCCATCAAGCTTCATTAAAGCTACAGGTTGTCCTACTTTAATACTACCACGGAAAACACGACCAATCCCAACTCTTCCTAAATAGTCGTTGTAATCCAACATTGTTACTTGAAACTGAAGTGCTTCCTCACTATTATCTATTGGTGCTGGGATATGTTCGAGGATAGCTGAAAATAGATCATTCATATTTTCTTGTTGCTTAGCTGGATCAGAATCAGTGCTTGCAGTTCCATTAATTGCCGATGCAAATACGACAGGGAATTCTAATTGCTCTTCATCTGCTCCTAAATCAATTAACAAATCAACAACCTCATCGACTACTTCTAATGGTCTAGCTGACGGCTTGTCAATTTTGTTTACAACTACAATCGGTTTTAAATTCTGTTCTAATGCCTTTTTAAGAACAAAACGTGTTTGTGGCATACAGCCCTCGTAAGAGTCAACTACGAGTAAAACACCGTCTACCATCTTCATGATACGTTCAACTTCTCCACCAAAATCTGCGTGTCCAGGAGTATCTAGGATGTTAATACGTGTTTCACCGTATTGAATAGCAGTATTTTTAGCTAAGATTGTAATTCCTCTTTCTTTTTCTAAATCATTTGAGTCCATTGCTCTTTCTTGAACTTGCTCATTTGTTCGAAACGTTCCTGACTGGTGTAACAACTGGTCAACTAGAGTTGTTTTACCATGGTCAACGTGGGCAATAATCGCGATGTTTCGAATATTTTCTCGTTGCTTCATCTATGTGTCTCTCCTTAAAGGTAAAATATTTGTCCGAAATTGTTCACAACTGCTCTATTATAGCACAATTTTTAAAAAGGAATACTATTTTTACAATCTTATCTGCCAAAACAGAAAATAATTTGATTTTTGATGAAATACTTGTACACTAGAACTTAGGAGGGATTAACTTGAAAAAAGACCAAATTACCTTTTTATTATTATCTATTTTAACAACCTGTGCCATAATTGGAGTAGGCATTTCCATTTCCCTACAAAGTATCTTAGTATTTAGCTTATCCATTTTAACTGCTACCATATGTTGTGGATTTGGGTTTTCCTTAAGAAAGAAATTACGTTCTCAATCAAACTAAATAGAAACGCAATCAAGGGATGATTTCATCCCTTTTTATTTAAAAAATCATTTTGTAATTCTTGATATAGACCATTCTTAGCAACACAGAGAGAACTATTGTTTAAAAGATCTAGTTCCTTGCCATCTATCGTAGAAATCACAGCACCTACTTCTTTAATTAATATAGCTCCAGCAGCAAAGTCCCATGGCGAAAGGTTTAAACTAATATAACCGTCTATTCGATTAGCTGCTACAGAAGCCATTTCAATTGCAGCAGCTCCGTAAGCCCGAGTTCCACGACATTTACTTACTAAATCCTTTAATCGTTCATCTTTTAAAATCCAACCTGAATTTAACGCTATTAAGGCTTCACTTACTTTTGCCTCTTTAAGCATCGGCAATTGAACACCATTTAGGTAGGCCCCTTTATTTTCGAGTGCTAAATACAGTTCATCTGCCATAACATCGTAGATAATCCCTACTTTCCCTACTCCATCTTCATAAATTCCAACAGAAATAGCAAAATGCCGTTGTTGATGAACAAAGTTTGTAGTTCCATCTATAGGATCTATTATCCATACTGTTCCATCAAGTGTATTTAAATCTTTACCTGTACCTTCTTCACCCAAGATATAGTGCTTTGGAAACTCATTTGTAATTTGTTCACAGAAAAAGGCTTCAATTTTCCGGTCCATCTCTGTCACTAAATCATTGGGGTTGGATTTATATTCTACGATGAGCTCTGTTTGAAGTGAATGTTTAATTAACTGAGCAGCTTCTCTAACTATATTTTCTGCCTTATTCGCAATGAAATCCCAATCGTTGTTGCTCATTTTTTTCGTCTCCTTTGTCATCTATTGTTTCTCTATTATGACATAAACAAAGGGCGTTTATAAAGAAAACCGATCATCTATGATAAACCGTTACATCAAAAAAAGAATGATACATTAGCCTAAATAACCTAATTAGTATCATTCTTTTTACTATTACATTTTTCTGTTAAACTTCTAATCGGATCAACTCTAAACGGAATTTCTCGAGCTTTTTTTTACATTCAGCAATTTTTTTGTAGTCTCGAGCAACTAAAGCATCGTGTAGTGTCGCCAACTCATAATCAATCTCCAAGCGTAAAACAGCGATTCTTTTTTCGCCATCAGTCCTCTTAAACGTTTGAACAACTTGTTCCATGGTAACCTACACTCCTTTTTTGTATAGTATCTATTGACCTACTTAAGATTTTCATACAAGACTTGAGGAGACAAGATTTTACCGAATATTCTGATTTTATTAACTTTGCTTATTATAGCATATGTATAAGGACCCTAGAATGTTTCCACTAAAACGTCTCTTTCAGAAAAATATTTAGAAGATATTCTACCATTTGAGTATTTTAAGAAGTTCCCCCTTCAACTACTTAGTACCACCTAAAACCAATGACTAAACTAAATAATTAACCCTTTACTCATCCAGCGTTAATTTATGACATTCTTTATAGTTATGGTAAAATAGTTTTAAATAATTTCTGAGAGGAATTGATTATCATGTTTACTGGATTTAAACAAGAAGATTTTGATACCTTTTCACTTGAAGGCTTAGAAGAACGCATGGGAGCTATTCAAGGTAGAATCCAGCCTAAATTTAAGGAAATTGGTGAAGTTCTAAGTGGTGATTTGTCCGCAGTAAGTGGAAATGAAATGTATTTACATATTGCAAAACACGCACGTAGAACAGTAAACCCACCCAAGGATACTTGGCTAGCCATTTGTCATGATAAAAGAGGGTACAAAAAACACCCTCATTTTCAAGTTGGCTTATTCGATGACCACGTATTTATCTGGTTTGCCCTTATCTATGAAGCTCCAAATAAAACTAGCATAGCCCAAAACTTCTTAAATAATCTTGATGAAGTTTACGAAGTCATCCCAAAGGATTTTGTCATATCTTTAGATCATATGAAGAAAGATGCCTTTCAAGTAAAGGAATTGGATAAACAAGAATTTGAAAATATGCTGGTTCGTTTCCGTGATGTAAAAAAAGCAGAATTCTTAGTCGGCCGTCATATAGCCTCAGATGATCCAATTCTAAAGAGTGGTGATCAATTCCTTCAATTAGCGAGAAGCACTATGGAAACATTAATGCCGCTGTATAAAGCTTCTTTCTAACTTATTGAAAAATGAAAATAAAGCTCGGTCTAGCGCCCGAGCTTTATTTTCGTTTTAGCAGATTCTTTATTTAAGGCTTCTTTTACTACGTTGTAACAAATGTAATTGGACTGTTCATCAAATTCTCTAAAAAGCTGTTTTTCTTCACTTTTACTTGGAACGATTACTTTGAAACGTTTGTACAAATCTAGCATCCGAGCTTTATCAATGCCTTTTCCGTAAGCTTCTTCTATTCCTTGAAAAAACTGAACTACATCAATTACCTCTTCTTTTGTCCAGTCAAGAGATATTGGAATGTTTATATCCATAATTTGTCTCCTTGCATTCGGTTATTTAATAATTTAATAAGGCTGTTTTCGCAAAGTTTGTTGCTTTCGTAAAAATCCCAAAAGCCGGCTTTTTACACAAATTACTATGAATTCACCACTAATTTAGTAAGGAATGCTCTTTTCTCACATAATTTATTGGCTGATATCTTCATCTAGGGTATTTTTTCGATAATTTTAGGATAGAAAAGCCACAATGTATACGAAAAGAGCCTTTAATAAAAATTGTTCCATTTGGTTTGGATGGTGCTTGCTTGGCTCAACATTCTTTCAAACAACTCAGAGACTGTTGGGATATCATGAATTAACCCAACGACTTGTCCAGCCCAACCGAAACCTTCTTCAGGACATCCTTCATAAATATATTTTTTATTTGCTTCTCCACTAATATACGGTTTTAATAGTTCAAAGGTAGCTCCCTGCTTTTCCAAAGACAGAATTTGCTCTGTCCAACAATTTTTTAAGGCGCGGGCTGGGGCACCTATACTACGCTTTATAACAACCGTATCACTTTCTGTTAAATCAACTAACATATTTTTATACAAATCATGCGCATGAATGCATTCTTGCGTCGCTACAAAGCGTGTACCCATTTCCACACCTTCTGCACCTAAAGCTAGAGCAGCCATTAGACCTCTACCATCACCAATCCCACCTGAAGCTATCACAGGGATTGAGACTGCATCAACCACTTGAGGAATCAAAACAAGTGTGCTAACATCGTGTCTACCAAGATGACCCCCACCTTCTTGTCCAACAACCATGACAGCATCTGCCCCAAGTTCTTCTGCTTTCTCTGCTTGTCTTCTCGCTGCCACTAAGACTAGTTTCTTTACATCTACCCCTTTTAATCGGTCAAAAATAGGAGCTGGATTTCCTCCGGTCATTGATATTACCTGTACCTGTTCTTCCAAAGCTACTTCTAGCAAATGTTCAAATGGTCTACCGTGTTGTCCAATCGCAAAATTGACCCCAAAAGGCTTATTAGTTTTTTCTTTTACTTTTCGAATTTCTAATTTAAGGTCCTCAGGTGTTTTTAATGACATAGCTGTTATTTGACCTAGCCCCCCTGCATTACTAACAGCTGCAGCAAGGTCAGAATACGCTAAGTATGCAAGTCCACCTTGAATAATTGGGTACTTTATTTTTAACAATTTGGTTACTCTAGTTTCCAATTTATTTCCCCCTATTCGTATAAGTATACAAACTTTCTATTAATAATTTCCATACAAATGAAGAAAACTCCTTTTAAGAGGATATACTAGATATTTTTTACTTTGAATTTTTATTCGAATTTGATATACTCATTTTGTTTTGATAAAGCTATTTCGTAAAGGTTGTTGTTTTTCAGATAAGCAGCTTAGTCATTGAACAAAGTTTGGCGGGCATCTTTTCTAACCTCTAAACTGATTAATCAACAAAATACTCAATTATAAACGATACATTTTGTTGTAATCGCCACAAAGTTTACGAAAAGAGCCTTTGGTAATTAATTATTATAAAATTTTGTATCGGGTAATATCCGTTTCAAATATACTTTTAACTTATGAGGTGAATTAACTATTATGTCTCAACAAAAAACACCGTTATTCACTGGATTACTTGAACATGCAAAGAAAAATCCAGTACAATTTCATATCCCTGGTCATAAAAAAGGAACAGGAATGGACCCAGAGTTTCGTAGCTTTATAGGAGATAATGCTTTATCAATTGATTTAATCAATATTGGTCCTTTAGATGATCTTCATCATCCTCATGGGATGATAAAGGAGGCCCAACAGTTAGCGGCAGAAGCTTTCGGTGCTGATCATACGTTCTTTTCAGTTCAAGGTACTAGTGGCGCAATCATGACAATGATTATGAGCGTTTGTGGACCTGGCGACAAAATCATCGTTCCAAGAAATGTTCATAAATCAATTATGTCTGCAATTATTTTTTCTGGAGCAACACCTATTTTTATTCACCCAGTAATAGACCCTAACCTAGGAATTTCTCATGGCATAACGATAGAGGCAGTTGAAAAAGCTTTAAGTTCACATCCGGATGCAAAAGGATTACTAGTGATTAATCCTACGTATTTTGGTATTTCTGCTAACCTACAAAGAATTGTTGAAATTGCACACAGTTATGATATTCCAGTACTTGTAGATGAAGCTCATGGAGTTCATATTCATTTTCATGATGAACTACCAATGTCTGCGATGCAGGCAGGTGCAGACATGGCTGCCACAAGCGTACATAAACTGGGCGGTTCAATGACACAAAGCTCCGTATTGAATGTAAGAGGGAACTTGGTCTCACCCAAAAGAGTTCAGTCTATCATCAGTATGTTAACGACAACTTCAACTTCTTATTTACTTCTTGCCTCTCTTGACGTAGCAAGGAAACAGTTAGCTACGAAGGGTTATGATTTAATTGATCGAACAATTAAGTTAGCTAATGAGACAAGAGATCATATCAATGAAATTGAAGGTATTTACTGTGTCGGTCCTGAGATATTAGGATCAAAGGCAACCTATGATTTTGACCCAACTAAAATGATTATTTCTGTAAAAGACTTAGGCATTACCGGATATGAAGTTGAGGTCTGGTTACGAGAAAATTATAATATTGAAGTCGAGCTCTCTGACCTATACAACATCCTTTGTATTGTCTCTATTGGCGATAACATAGAAACTACCGGGCTTTTAATTGAGGCGTTAAAGAAACTCTCAAATAAGTTTATGGCCAAGTCAGAACGCGCAAAGCGAAATGAAATATTAGTGCATGTACCTGACATTCCAACTTTAGCTCTTTCTCCACGCGATGCTTTTTACGCGGAAACCGAGGTCATTCCATTTAAAGAATCAGCAGGGCGTATTATTGCTGAGTTCGTTATGGTGTACCCACCAGGTATTCCTATTTTTATACCTGGAGAAATCATTACTGAAGAAAATATTACGTACATTCAAGAAAATATCGATGTAGGCCTTCCTGTTCAAGGTCCTGAAGATGAAACATTTACATCTATTCGAGTAATTAAAGAAAGAAAAGCAATTAGTTAGGTCAGGCAATTGTGACATACTAATCAAGTACAAAGTGTTGGGTTCCTTGGTAGCACTTATAACAAAGAAGGTAGACAATAATTATTGTCTACCTTTTAATTTATAGCTAACTTAATTTATTTTTTAGATTGTTTATTTTTACAGTTTTCGCAGCAAGTTCCATACAGTGTCGAAACCTTCTCAGCTTCAAAATGTTCAATTACTTTCCCACAATTTTGACAAACGATAACACCCATTCAGTCCACCCCTTCAAAGTTTTTGTAAGCGTTTTAATATCGTTATACTAATAATAATATGACACAATTGTTCTGTCAAGGATAAATTGTATAACACATTTATAAAAAGTAAACACAAAAAAAGAGCCAAATCTTTGGATCTGCACTCTTTTTATCATAGAATTTAATATTGATTTTCAAAGCTCATTGTTGGTAACTTGCTGGTGAAAAATATAGCAAGGTCCTTAGCTTCGTTGTCACATTTAATTTGAAAAACCTTCTTAACATGTTCCCAATTTTCCGCTTCTTCAGCACATATTAACGTTGAACGACCGGTTTGCATACAGACTACTAGAGGCTTTCCAAAGAACATATTTGTATAAACGATTCCAAAATCATACCGGGCATTTTCAGTAGTAAAGCCAATAAATTGTACCTTTACATCTTCTTGCTCATCATAAAGTCTTTCAAATAAGTTCATCTACAAGGCCTCCTTTTTAAGTTTTCTGAATTTTATTATAACTAAAATAATTATAATAGTCAACCAGAAAATCATTTAAGGATAAAATTAATTCGAGTTGGATTGTCCTATTAAAACCTTATGAAACTTAGGTTTTAAATTGAAGTATTTATAAAATCAATAAAACTTAATTCTCATTTAGATACTATTATTATCAATTAAAAACTAAGGTAGTGTCTTCCTTTTTCACCAATAAACTTAGATATTTCTTCAAGAAATATTATATCCTCTTCTGTAACATCGTATCTAGCATCTTGACATTCAGCTAATAAAATACCCTTCAAATGGTGTCCATCGTAAAATGGAGCATAGGCCAAGGTTTTACCTTGACTTTTATGTATCGTTACCTCACCCCTGATACTACATATACTAAACATCCCATCCCCATATTTTACTACCTTTGGTTCTGAGAGATTTCCATACCCAATAAAATGACTAAAATACCCGTTACTGCAATTATAAATAGCCACGCCAAATTGATGCGGAAGAAGATTGCCCATTGTATTGATAATTCCAATATAGAAATCATTACACGTAGATACACGATCTGCAATCATCCCAACCTCAAGTCGCAATTCATCAAGTTTGTCAGATTTATTCACCTATATCCCTCCAAATGAGTAAAGCGCAAGGCGCTCGATGCTTTGAGTTCACTAAAATTAGTAGCCTAATCTTGTAATTCTTACAATATATAGCCTAACAAGAATAGCATAGAAGGATTGCGAATGCTGTCAATTTATGTCTGATTGCTAGAATTAATTTCTGACCCTTGTTTCATAAAGAACTATTCACCAAATACAGATTGTAGGATTATTTTTACTTCTTCTAGCGAAAATGGCTTCCAAAAAAGTTCTCCATAAATTAGAATATCTTGGTGCAAGTGTAGCTGAGTCCCATCTTTCTTAACAGCACCACTTGTACCTGAATTACCAACATATCCAATTACTGTTGAACTATTAACAACGTCACCCACTTTAATATCTTCGGGAATCGAGTCAAGATGAGCAAAACGATTCATGACGCCTTTATCATATTGAACCCAAACTTGCCTTCCGCGCAAACGATCAAAAATATATTCAGGGGTTTCTCCTAGCTTCACTGTTAAGTGTAAATCTTGATTTCTATTTTCTTGAGATACATATTCCTGATAGTCATGGTCAGCTCGAACAATAACCCCTTCAGCCATAGCATATACCGGTGTTGTAGTAGATATATGTTGTCCTGAAGCATACGCGTACCAATCAATACCTTCATGGTAGCCATTTCGGTATGCCCGCTTTGCCCCAGGAAGATGATTCGGAATTGTACTGACCTTTGCTCCTTCGATTGGTTTTGTTAAAAATCCTAAATAGTCTATCATTGAGTTTACAGTCCATTCCTCCTCCTCAATTAAATTAAAATAGGAAGAATTAGTTACTAAAGCTGACTCGTCCCACTCATAAAAAACATCACCTTCACTACCGTACCTAATATCAAGACCCAAAACTATTCTCAAGAAGTTTAATGGTAAGTAGATATTCTCCTCAACAACAAATAACTCAATATTATTTATAGGTAAGTAAACTCCATTCTTTTCTATCACAGGTACTCCATAAATGAACTTATAGATGTCCTCGCCAATCTCTATTTTTAAAGTACGGTGAATGGGGTCATACTGATATTCACCATTAAGAGATTTTACAAAATCAGGCACATTAATAACTCTTTCTTCACCAATCGTAGCTAAACTTATTCTTTTTAATTCATCTTTTTTTTCTAGCTGATAACCATAATAATTTTCCTTTGTAGCTTTTGTTTCTTGTTGTTCTAAATGTTGTCGTGCCCCACAAGCAGACATGATTAAGAAACTGCTTAGGAGTATTAGAAGCCACTTCATCTATTTCACCCTTTTAAACAATGCTAGTCACTATTTTGGCCATTTGATTACAAACCTAAACATAAACGGTCTGGTGCTTTCCTAAAAGCTCAACCAAAAAAAATACACCAACCAAAGTTAGTGTAGTTGGTGTATTACTTTATTTCCTTGGGGTTAACAAAATCATATCCCTTTTCCTGTAAACCTCTAATAATTAGTGGTAAAGCTTCTAGTGTCCATAAATGATCGTGCATTAGTAGGTTTGCTCCTGGTCTTAATAAGTTTGTATTAACCATTATTTCTGCTAAAGCATCTTTTTCCATATAATCCTTTTCGAAATCATACCCATAGGTCCAGTTCATCCATTGCATCGACTCTTCTTTGACCACTTGTTTTGAGGTATCTGTATTTACACCAAATGGGGCTCGAAAAAAACGAGGTCTTGTGCCTGTTATATCCTCAATTAGATCATTGAGTTCAATAATTTCTTGGCGCTGTTGTTCATCTGACAACTTTCTTAAATTCGGATGGGTCATTGTATGATTTCCAATTTCAAAACCTAAATCATGGATGTTTTTTAATTTAGCTTTCCCTTCTTCACTTTGAATGAAATGGCCATTAACAAAAAAGATCGCATTAATATTCTTTTCATGTAATAATTTTGCCATTTCTACAGAATAACGATTTGGCGCATCATCAATTGTTAGTAGTACCACCCGGTCACTCTCGGACTCTTTCAAGGGTTTAACAGTGTGGTCACTTTCTAATATATATCGGGCACTAGCTTCAATAACGTCATTGGCTCCTGTTTCATTTACTTCGATTTCATCAACTGTCACTTCTTCAATTATGATTTCTATCTCAGGTTGAACAACTTCACTTGTTTTCTCACCTTCTTGATTCTGGTTAGTTTCCGTAACGCAAGCAGATAGTATGAACACCATAGAAAGTAGTAAATATGCATTTTTTAACTTTTTCATCTTTCACCCCGATATTTAGCCTTTTCTAATACTTCTTCTATTATATTTTATAGATATTAACATAACCATACATAACCGTGAGTATAAAAATTAAAATTGTATATTTTACCAAAACCTACAAATACTATTACTACTAGAGATCAAAAGGTGAATTAAAATGAATCCATTTAAGTTTGTCGGTCGTAGAATTATCAAAACTGGTATTGCAGTTTTTATAACTGCATTAATTTGCTCGAAACTTGGTTTACCTGTAATTTTTGCTGTAATCACTGCCATTGTTACAACTGAACCTACCGCAGCAGACTCATTAAAAAGGGGCATTATCCGATTACCTGCTGCAGCAGTAGGTGCTGGGTTTGCTTTACTCTTTGATTTAATCCTTGGTCAAGGTGCACTAACCTTTGCTCTTGTTAGCATGCTCACTATTCTTTTATGTCACCATCTTAAACTAGATAACGGTACATTAGTTGCCACCCTTACTGCAGTTGCAATGATTCCTGGCGCCAACGAAGGAATTATTACAGAATTTCTGTTTAGACTTTCAGGTACTTCATTAGGAATTATTATTTCAACATTAGTAAACTTTGCTGTATTACCTCCAAGATTTGGACCGCTGCTCGTAAGTAAGGTAAATGAACTCTTTGAAAATACCGCCTTGCATTCAGAAGAATTGATTTCAGCTATCTCAAAGTCAACAAGCGCTAACGTCAATAGTAGTTTTAGAAAGCTACATCAAGATTTAGAGAAAGCTTTTCAATTGTGCCAATACCAAGAAGACGAATGGCAATATCGAAAGCGCGATGAACTTGAAGATAGATCCTTTCAATTTTTACAAAGAAAACTAACTAAATTGCAGAAATTAATCTCTCATGTTGGAAACCTGAGCTATGTTAACTTAAATGCTGGATTATCTTCCGCTGAAAAGAAACTACTTATGTCGTCAGCACAATTAATTACTCAATACTGTACAGAAAGTACAATTAAAAATGATCAACAACTGTCAGAATATAAGGAAGATATCTTTCATTTATTAAAAAAAGAAATTCAATCTAACTCAAATTACGGTCAAAAAGAAACCTTATTTTATGAACTACTTGGCATCCTTGACTGTTTATCCCAGTTACAAAAAGCAACTGAAGAAGAACGAGTGTTTTCAGAAAACAATAAGAATTACCCAGCATATATATTTGCAGAAAAAGTTCAATATGATTAACAGAGGAATTTAAGAGATTGTAATTTTTCAATTATGTAACAGTTTCATTACGAACAGAAAAATCACTGTTTTCCATGGTAAACTAAACTTGAATGTGAACTATTACCTATGGGAAAAGGAAGTGAATGGCGTTGTGTTAAGAATAAAATTAGCTATTTCTTTAATCCCTTTCTTCCTATTATTGTCGAGCTGTTCTCAAAATGAAGAAGTTATGACAAACTACCCTTTTTTACAAAAAAAAGATGAGAATATTACTTTGCTCTTTTCAGATGACCTTTTTCTTCATGCAGAAGGAAATTATTACGATGCACTGTTAGACGTTAAACGAAGATATCCTGAAAAAATACGTTCATTTAACATCATTCATTCTTCTGACAGAGATTTAGTCAGGCACTATGAAATTCAAGAGTATCCAACATTATTAGTTATACATAATAACTACATAACCATTCGTGTAGAAGGAAGTTTAAATAAAAGTGACATCTTAGAAGCGCTAGAAGAAGCATTAATAAAATAAGGCTGTTTTCGCAAAGTTTGTTGCTTTCGTAAAAATCCCAAAAACCGGATTTTTACACAAATTACTAAGATTTTGCCGCAAATTTTGTAAGTACTGCTCTTTTCTTACATAATTTATTGGCTGATATCTTCATCTAGGGTATTTTTTCAATTAATTTAGGATAAAAAAGCCACAATGTTTACGAGAAGAGCCTAAAATAAAAAAGAGACTGATTAAGTTCAGTCTCTTTTTATTTTATTTAACGATATGAATAGGCATACCAATAGCAACTTCAGCAGTTTCCATCGTAATTTCACCTAGTGATGGATGCGCATGGATTGTCATAGCGATATCTTCAGCAGTCATTCCTGCTTCAATCGCCACACAAGCTTCTGAAATCATATCAGATGCGTTAGTCCCAGCAATTTGAACACCAAGTACTAAGCCATCTTCTTTTCTAGTTACCATTTTCATAAATCCATCAGTTTCATCTAATGATAATGCACGACCATTAGCTGCAAATGGGAATTTAGATACGATAACATCATAACCAGCATCTTTAGCTTCAGCTTCTGTTAGACCCACAGAGGCAAGCTCTGGACCTGAGAAGACAACCGCTGGGATTGCCAAGTAATCCACTTCAGCCGGATGCCCTGAAATTACCTCAGCAGCGACTTTGCCCTCATATGATGCTTTATGAGCAAGTGCTGGACCTTCAACAATATCACCAATGGCAAATATACCTTTGATATTAGTTTTGCATTGCTTATCAACTTTTACTAAGCCACGGTCTGTCATTTCAATACCTACTTGTTCTAAACCTAGATCCTCAGTATTTGGACGACGACCTACAGTAACTAATACATAATCAGCCTCAAACGTCTGTGTTTCACCATTAATTTCTGCTGTAACTTTTACACCGTCAGCTGTTTCTTCAACACCTTGAGCTAAAGCTTTTGTGAAAATTTCAGCACCATTTTTCTTTAGACGCTTTGTTACTAACTGACTCATTTGTTTTTCGAAACCAGGAAGTACTTGAGCTCCGCCTTCTAAGATTGTTACATGTGTACCCAGATTTGAGTAAGCAGAACCAAGTTCTACACCGATATAGCCGCCACCAATAACAACCATTTTCTTAGGAACTTCTTTCAAAGCTAGTGCTCCAGTAGAAGAAATAACACGCTCAGTCCATTTAAATGCCGGCAGTTCAATAGGTCTTGACCCTGTAGCAATAATACAATTGTTGAACTTGTAAGTTTGAGAAGACTTATCATCCATAATACGAACTGTACTCTCATCAACAAAGTACGCTTCACCTTTAACAATGTCAACCTTGTTTCCTTTTAATAACGCTTCAACGC
It encodes the following:
- a CDS encoding polysaccharide deacetylase family protein, whose translation is MKKLKNAYLLLSMVFILSACVTETNQNQEGEKTSEVVQPEIEIIIEEVTVDEIEVNETGANDVIEASARYILESDHTVKPLKESESDRVVLLTIDDAPNRYSVEMAKLLHEKNINAIFFVNGHFIQSEEGKAKLKNIHDLGFEIGNHTMTHPNLRKLSDEQQRQEIIELNDLIEDITGTRPRFFRAPFGVNTDTSKQVVKEESMQWMNWTYGYDFEKDYMEKDALAEIMVNTNLLRPGANLLMHDHLWTLEALPLIIRGLQEKGYDFVNPKEIK
- a CDS encoding FUSC family protein encodes the protein MNPFKFVGRRIIKTGIAVFITALICSKLGLPVIFAVITAIVTTEPTAADSLKRGIIRLPAAAVGAGFALLFDLILGQGALTFALVSMLTILLCHHLKLDNGTLVATLTAVAMIPGANEGIITEFLFRLSGTSLGIIISTLVNFAVLPPRFGPLLVSKVNELFENTALHSEELISAISKSTSANVNSSFRKLHQDLEKAFQLCQYQEDEWQYRKRDELEDRSFQFLQRKLTKLQKLISHVGNLSYVNLNAGLSSAEKKLLMSSAQLITQYCTESTIKNDQQLSEYKEDIFHLLKKEIQSNSNYGQKETLFYELLGILDCLSQLQKATEEERVFSENNKNYPAYIFAEKVQYD
- the lpdA gene encoding dihydrolipoyl dehydrogenase gives rise to the protein MVVGDFAVEVDTLIIGAGPGGYVAAIRAAQLGQKVTIVEKENLGGVCLNVGCIPSKALISAGHKYHDATNSEDIGITVGNVSLDFSKVQKWKASVVNKLTGGVEALLKGNKVDIVKGEAYFVDESTVRIMDDKSSQTYKFNNCIIATGSRPIELPAFKWTERVISSTGALALKEVPKKMVVIGGGYIGVELGSAYSNLGTHVTILEGGAQVLPGFEKQMSQLVTKRLKKNGAEIFTKALAQGVEETADGVKVTAEINGETQTFEADYVLVTVGRRPNTEDLGLEQVGIEMTDRGLVKVDKQCKTNIKGIFAIGDIVEGPALAHKASYEGKVAAEVISGHPAEVDYLAIPAVVFSGPELASVGLTEAEAKDAGYDVIVSKFPFAANGRALSLDETDGFMKMVTRKEDGLVLGVQIAGTNASDMISEACVAIEAGMTAEDIAMTIHAHPSLGEITMETAEVAIGMPIHIVK